A genomic segment from Xiphophorus maculatus strain JP 163 A chromosome 6, X_maculatus-5.0-male, whole genome shotgun sequence encodes:
- the LOC102227300 gene encoding myomegalin-like isoform X4 has product MLDVKMKETCRICGRELCGNQRRWIFHPASKLNLHVLLSHALGRELTRDGRGEFACSKCTFMLDRMYRFDTVIARVEALSIERLQRLLQEKHRLRQCIGGLYRRTNPEEGAVTFTGTNEESGDGMVDISGLTHAKYCALLQEDLVYSLYESWADDGLDCHHHHHPTCSAGPGSEATGTGSHHCRPSTPRRCRGCSYWRVADSDYEAVCKVPRKLARSTSCGPSTRYSASIIGGSVTGGDGDVERKNLDDSEEAPSSRTLVPGSQDVSRTSDSDRTLAGRGSSSPSVASLEMTEDNTQPGALRDRSLISSGEAAIDDHISDSLSEEHMGATLSSPGPSLSLTFCLLQSYATYRPVQHTKGSKLPVLIRRSSKNGGARLRFPDPLLGMPYGERDNHMPTPEPALVRLNLEDDHDLNFADMEDLLKDLYKEYPPPPPHQSLVEEQQSQLNQYECAAGQCVSELQKAQLQVQSLQAKILESEANNMKLQEKLNEMECELRSLRQAAQSQERTIQGLTESITTKDSEAQELYHLIEGQNSTLCKLQELAHRNQLAQSQTPAGMSESLTLGQLQDELVRVQSSLFSLGLELEASQRSLRQSQRQGDDLLRFKDRLSSDLQEELQHREVTEKHNQDLRSALQKIRSELQTKEAALKECEAEKSAVTQEKDGIIAQLERSLQDKERQLQDYCDMLESTKSSKPRDVLLEKLRERIKERDRALERSIDDKFRCLEEREGQVRALQLALREKERDLERLRCILSNNEETITSLDALVRSKELELEQAAEAYRNLQWLKQKSEEKEKTALREKDTIIHQLQAALLARSQEMQDLTTALVARVQSGPTGVVEELKARLTLKEKLFQELLSDRTRQTDEHQAQILDLLSTLGSKDQYLQDYSYRLSLVITERTNEQQELRKQLTQTEQELSELRRERERETGGEAERLRGLLKEKEAFIKDLIREQEEAVQEEREAEVKALKDEIQLVLKEKEAQIEIADLRSSLAHRQIQNAATKDGAHQQCVLEQLVSEYNKLNEALRTEKRLYQNLTQLSRSDGNSSSEKIQTLHTELDSVQALRGQLEEVLARTRSMALTLERAAKRQPEFGEFSSEEEEEEDDEDGSSEEFTDSIEEEDNSLNSIQASAKPQRAGDESRRLVEETVHHLKQFEEAKRTLDVQLEEVQSQLEEDGYASLSDMRSALQRSQQENEALRESRGCLRAGGQRRNTETKLSRREERERSSAEEDDEEFESSPVASGKRGPSSVGLSTESGKRHCMRPSSLDLKSKQAETTVESTGSSSEVGAIWQDIEEGLREQAARLRSDLTLSLQENRELKERLMVSEATVHAQAEQLKDYRDLLTETSVQQASKQVQVDLQDLGYETCGRSENEAEREDASSPEFDDLEMCTSLSQPQDCEGAGGSWYAGNCSVKRGAYNTGDESASLQHLIQDLRSQLTRCHKVIRGLQLRVRSLSATSDYASSLERTPRKVNWAFERSEGPSAAEEDEGWMSDTQGVRSSSRHSRELQELMERVASLEAQLKTTAAQGKGQPEEGKCATWPGKYNSLIQAQARELSHLRQRMREGQGFCHILTQHLGDTTKAFEELLRANDVDYYMGQSFREQLAQSSALAQRVLTKISGREGTENHSEKTGHELLALRLSKELQQKDKLIESLHTKLHQRPETPSSCHALSETTDQSDRTSMVSDEYQSNEDSELCSDMAATEFPEEQRLRQQGHASQPDVHPSLPPLRGLLKASNSCPNMLCSAAVGLNTPAGRAPFSAPISSLFVSSGPDVWGYEVISNPRPRALSVAAVRPELDMLYRQMHEQNRGFPVPQDKTLFGLSPGPHNQHDLSSYNQLSHHAFQHYQLGGIPECHSVKSDSGLLRGQPPWDMDNLVQPTGTFSGNQTASSQTGVNLIEEHLREVRCLRQRLEESIRTNERLRQQLEDKLASTGRDGGPPTNIYIQGLDTVTQLSSEIRVLKEENLSLQSRLQASTDTNEEVVQLREAVFAARTRLKQAELEAEQWKEELRRLQAHTQDQGQQIHALRQERQANQDKTNRLQHETTLLQQQLSETRELIHSLQSELHVYDRVCSSTKANKGFLCEVAGFPVELGELLGEVRSLRAQLQSSVQENSALKQLELHKQLEQKLGVGSPRAPSLSALTASPQRETFYRRQLLHDPAPSPPVRDIGLFNCGSPGPPYSDLDDSHSPANADSLDPHSELEGEAPDGSFANRNGRHAIGHVDDFSALQQQVLEGRSLVQRMEATLQACLTPPLLEGKQIEGSDLAVDYGCVKSLLSNTKTLRQILEEAMSLLKMFWRAALPNTDPSIQNLKKEQCLQEEILSLKLRISEQEEVLKGTVQRLRSTSRTKESMEHFIVNQLSRTRDVLKKARTNLEKNELRLSSLSSSPSSPPAGNCLTSCGVPHG; this is encoded by the exons ATGCTTGATGTCAAGATGAAGGAGACGTGTAGAATCTGTGGCCGGGAGCTCTGCGGTAACCAGAGGCGATGGATCTTCCACCCAGCCTCCAAACTTAATCTACATGTGCTGCTGTCCCATGCCCTGGGTCGAGAGCTGACCCGGGATGGCAGAGGGGAGTTTGCCTGCTCCAAGTGCACCTTCATGCTGGACCGCATGTACCGCTTCGACACAGTCATCGCCCGAGTGGAGGCCCTGTCCATCGAAAGGCTGCAGCGGCTATTGCAGGAGAAGCATCGACTGAGGCAGTGCATTGGCGGTTTGTACCGGAGGACTAATCCGGAGGAGGGTGCTGTGACGTTCACCGGCACTAATGAAGAGTCTGGAGATGGGATGGTGGATATCTCGGGTCTAACCCATGCAAAGTACTGTGCCCTGCTCCAGGAGGATTTGGTCTACTCTCTGTATGAGTCCTGGGCTGACGATGGGTTGGACtgccaccatcaccaccacccTACCTGTTCTGCTGGTCCAGGGTCAGAGGCCACTGGTACAGGCTCACACCACTGTCGACCCAGCACTCCAAGGAGGTGTCGAGGATGTTCCTACTGGCGGGTGGCGGACTCTGACTATGAAGCGGTCTGCAAAGTGCCCAGGAAGCTGGCAAGAAGCACCTCTTGCGGGCCGTCAACCAGATACTCAGCCAGCATTATTGGTGGGAGTGTGACTGGAGGAGATggagatgtggagagaaagaacTTGGACGATTCAGAAGAGGCCCCGTCATCTCGAACCCTGGTCCCTGGGTCTCAGGACGTTTCCCGGACTTCAGACAGTGATCGCACTCTGGCTGGACGAGGCAGCTCCAGCCCATCAGTCGCATCCCTGGAGATGACCGAAGACAACACTCAACCTGGAGCACTGAGAGACAGATCACTGATCTCCTCTGGGGAAGCAGCAATAGACGACCACATATCTGACTCTCTGTCTGAGGAGCACATGGGAGCGACGCTGTCCTCACCTGGGCCCAGTCTTTCTCTGACATTCTGTTTGCTGCAAAGCTACGCAACCTACCGCCCAGTCCAGCACACCAAGGGCAGCAAACTACCCGTCCTCATCCGGCGGAGCTCCAAGAATGGAGGGGCTCGGCTGCGATTCCCAGATCCTCTTCTTGGGATGCCTTATGGAGAGCGAGACAACCACATGCCCACTCCCGAGCCAGCTTTGGTCAGGCTGAATTTGGAAGACGATCACGACCTGAACTTTGCTGACATGGAGGATTTATTGAAAGATTTATACAAGGAGTATCCTCCCCCACCTCCACATCAG AGCCTCGTTGAGGAGCAGCAGAGTCAGCTCAACCAGTACGAATGTGCGGCAGGTCAGTGCGTCAGCGAGCTGCAGAAGGCCCAGCTCCAGGTCCAATCCCTGCAGGCAAAAATCCTGGAGAGCGAGGCCAACAACATG aagctgcaggagaagCTGAACGAGATGGAGTGTGAGCTGCGTTCGCTCCGACAGGCGGCCCAGAGTCAGGAAAGAACCATCCAGGGCCTCACAGAGTCCATCACCACCAAAGACAGTGAG GCCCAGGAGCTGTACCATCTGATCGAAGGCCAGAACAGCACTCTGTGCAAGCTGCAAGAACTGGCCCATCGTAACCAACTCGCTCAAAGCCAG ACTCCTGCGGGGATGAGCGAGTCCCTGACGCTTGGCCAGCTGCAGGATGAGCTGGTCCGGGTGCAGAGCTCTCTGTTCTCTCTCGGTCTGGAGCTGGAGGCCAGCCAGAGGAGTCTAAGACAGAGCCAAAGGCAAGGCGACGACCTGCTGAGGTTCAAGGACAGGCTCAGCTCTGACCTACAAGAGGAACTGCAACATAGGGaggtcacagaaaaacacaaccag GACCTGCGCAGTGCTCTGCAGAAGATTCGCTCCGAGCTTCAGACCAAAGAGGCGGCTCTGAAGGAATGCGAGGCAGAGAAGTCGGCAGTGACGCAAGAGAAAGACGGGATCATTGCACAGCTCGAGCGCTCCCTGCAGGACAAGGAGAGGCAGCTGCAG GATTATTGTGACATGTTGGAGTCGACAAAAAGCTCCAAGCCAAGAGATGTTCTGCTAGAGAAGCTGAGGGAGCGGATTAAGGAGAGAGACCGAGCTCTGGAG CGCTCCATCGATGACAAGTTCCGCTGTCTGGAGGAGCGTGAGGGCCAGGTGAGGGCGCTGCAGCTCGCCCTCAGGGAGAAGGAGCGCGACCTGGAGAGGCTCCGCTGCATCCTGTCCAACAACGAGGAAACCATCACG AGTTTGGATGCTCTGGTGCGCAGTaaggagctggagctggagcaggCAGCAGAGGCCTATAGGAACCTGCAGTGGCTGAAGCAGAAGAGcgaggagaaggagaaaacGGCTCTCAGGGAGAAGGACACCATCATCCACCAGCTGCAGGCGGCCCTGCTGGCGCGCAGCCAGGAGATGCAG GATCTAACGACCGCCCTTGTTGCCCGAGTCCAGTCCGGCCCCACTGGGGTCGTAGAGGAGCTGAAGGCTCGGCTGACCCTTAAGGAGAAACTGTTCCAGGAGCTGCTGTCCGACCGCACCCGGCAGACCGACGAACACCAAGCACAGATCCTGGACCTGCTCAGCACACTCGGCTCCAAAGACCAGTACCTCCAG gATTACTCGTACAGGCTCTCCTTGGTGATCACCGAGCGGACGAACGAGCAGCAGGAACTTCGCAAGCAGCTGACCCAGACGGAGCAGGAACTGAGCGAGCTGAGgcgagaaagagagagggagacggGAGGAGAGGCGGAGCGCCTACGAGGCCTGCTCAAAGAGAAGGAAGCCTTTATTAAG GATCTGATTCGGGAACAGGAGGAGGCTGTGCAGGAGGAGAGGGAGGCAGAAGTGAAGGCTCTGAAGGACGAGATCCAGCTGGTGTTGAAGGAGAAGGAGGCTCAG ATAGAGATCGCTGACCTGCGCTCCTCTCTGGCCCATCGGCAGATTCAGAATGCGGCGACAAAAGACGGAGCTCATCAGCAA TGTGTGCTAGAGCAGCTGGTGTCTGAGTACAACAAGCTGAATGAGGCCCTGAGGACAGAAAAGAGGCTTTACCAAAATCTGACCCAGCTTAGCAGAAGTGATGG caacagcagctcagaGAAGATCCAGACCCTTCACACCGAACTAGACTCTGTTCAGGCACTTCGAGGGCAGCTGGAGGAGGTTCTGGCCAGGACCCGTAGCATGGCCCTGACACTGGAGCGGGCCGCTAAAAGGCAGCCTGAGTTTGGAG AGttcagctcagaggaggaggaggaggaagacgatgAAGACGGCAGCAGTGAGGAGTTCACTGACAGCATAGAAGAGGAGGATAACAGCCTGAACTCCATTCAG GCCTCAGCGAAGCCTCAAAGAGCAGGTGATGAGTCCCGGCGACTGGTAGAGGAGACGGTACACCACCTAAAGCAGTTTGAAGAAGCCAAGAGGACTCTAGACGTTCAGCTTGAAGAAGTGCAGTCGCAGCTGGAAGAGGATGGATACGCGTCTTTATCTGACATGAG GAGTGCCTTGCAGAGGTCGCAGCAGGAGAATGAGGCTCTGAGAGAAAGTCGGGGGTGTCTGAGAGCTGGGGGGCAGAGGAGGAACACGGAGACTAAACTGAGCCGAcgagaggagagggagaggagcAGTGCCGAGGAGGACGATGAAGAGTTTGAATCATCTCCAGTGGCGTCGGGGAAGCGAGGTCCCTCGAGTGTCGGCCTGAGCACCGAGTCGGGGAAGAGGCACTGCATGAGGCCAAGCTCGCTGGACCTGAAGTCCAAACAGGCTGAGACG ACGGTGGAGTCCACCGGCAGTAGCAGTGAGGTGGGAGCAATTTGGCAGGATATAGAGGAGGGTCTCCGTGAGCAGGCGGCTCGTCTTCGCTCTGACCTGACCCTGAGCCTGCAGGAGAACAGAGAGCTGAAAGAGAGGCTGATGGTGTCCGAAGCCACCGTCCATGCTCAGGCCGAGCAGCTCAAGGACTACAGAGATCTGCTAA CAGAAACGTCCGTGCAGCAGGCCAGTAAGCAGGTGCAGGTGGATCTCCAGGATCTCGGCTACGAGACCTGCGGCCGCAGTGAGAACGAAGCCGAGAGAGAAGACGCCAGCAGTCCAG AGTTTGACGACTTGGAGATGTGCACGTCGCTGTCCCAGCCTCAGGACTGTGAGGGTGCAGGTGGCAGCTGGTACGCCGGGAACTGTAGCGTGAAGAGAGGGGCTTACAACACGGGGGACGAGTCTGCGTCTCTCCAGCATCTGATCCAGGATCTGCGCTCCCAGCTGACCCGCTGCCACAAGGTGATCCGTGGACTGCAGCTGCGCGTCCGCTCGCTGTCCGCCACCAGCGACTACGCCTCCAGCCTGGAGCGCACGCCACGCAAG GTCAACTGGGCGTTTGAGAGGTCGGAAGGCCCCAGTGCAGCGGAGGAAGATGAAGGATGGATGTCAGACACGCAGGGAGTCCGCTCCAGCTCCAGGCACAGCAGGGAGCTGCAGGAGCTCATGGAGCGAGTCGCGTCGCTTGAGGCTCAGCTGAAAACCACTGCTGCACAGGGCAAAGGTCAACCAGAAGAGGGGAAATGTGCCACCTGGCCTGG GAAGTACAACTCTCTGATCCAGGCTCAGGCTCGTGAGCTGTCCCACCTCAGGCAGAGGATGAGAGAGGGCCAGGGGTTCTGCCACATCCTGACACAACACCTGGGGGACACTACCAAG GCTTTTGAAGAGCTCCTGCGGGCCAACGACGTTGATTACTACATGGGTCAGAGCTTCAGGGAGCAGCTGGCTCAGAGCAGCGCCCTGGCTCAGAGAGTGCTCACCAAGATAAGTGGAC GTGAGGGGACCGAGAACCATAGTGAGAAAACAGGCCATGAGCTGCTTGCCTTAAG gcTGAGTAAGGAGCTACAGCAGAAAGATAAACTCATTGAATCACTCCACACCAAACTCCACCAACGTCCTGAGACTCCGTCCAGCTGCCACGCCCTCTCTGAGACCACCGACCAATCGGACAGGACCTCCATGGTGTCTGATGAGTACCAAAGCAATGAAGACTCGGAGCTGTGCTCAGACATGGCAGCCACAGAGTTTCCGGAGGAGCAACGGCTCCGGCAGCAAGGCCACGCGTCACAACCAGACG TCCATCCGTCTCTCCCACCTCTTCGTGGCCTCCTCAAGGCTTCCAACAGCTGTCCCAACATGCTTTGCTCTGCCGCTGTAGGTCTGAACACTCCTGCAGGTAGAG CCCCTTTCAGTGCACCCATCTCCTCCCTCTTTGTGTCCTCCGGCCCTGACGTCTGGGGTTATGAAGTCATTTCTAACCCCCGGCCCAGGGCCCTGTCTGTTGCCGCTGTTCGCCCAGAGCTGGACATGCTCTACAGACAGATGCATGAGCAGAACAGGG GATTCCCCGTTCCCCAGGACAAGACCCTGTTCGGCCTTTCGCCTGGCCCTCATAACCAGCACGACCTCTCAAGCTACAACCAGCTATCCCATCATGCCTTTCAACACTACCAGCTAGGTGGCATCCCTGAGTGCCACTCTGTTAAATCTGACTCAGGTCTTTTGAGAGGACAGCCTCCGTGGGACATGGACAACTTAGTTCAGCCAACTGGGACCTTTTCTGGAAACCAAACAGCAAGCAGCCAAACAG GAGTAAATTTGATTGAGGAGCACCTCCGAGAGGTGAGATGTCTCCGTCAGCGCTTGGAGGAGTCGATCAGGACCAATGAGAGGCtcaggcagcagctggaagataAACTGGCCTCCACTGGGCGGGATGGAG GACCACCAACAAACATCTACATTCAGGGACTTGACACAGTCACCCAGCTTTCTAGTGAAATCAGGGTCCTGAAAGAGGAAAATCTTAGTCTGCAGTCTCGCCTACAGGCCAGCACAG ACACAAATGAGGAGGTGGTGCAACTGCGGGAGGCCGTGTTTGCAGCCAGAACCCGCCTGAAGCAGGCCGAGCTGGAGGCCGAGCAGTGGAAGGAGGAGCTGCGGCGCCTGCAGGCTCACACTCAGGACCAGGGGCAGCAGATTCACGCTCTGAGGCAGGAGCGACAGGCCAACCAGGACAAAACCAACAG GCTCCAGCACGAGACGActctgctgcagcaacagctgAGTGAGACCAGAGAACTGATCCACTCGCTGCAGAGCGAACTGCATGTTTATGATCGAGTGTGCTCCAGCACCAAGGCTAACAAAG GGTTTCTGTGTGAGGTGGCGGGCTTCCCAGTGGAGCTGGGGGAGCTGCTGGGGGAGGTCAGGAGTCTGCGGGCCCAGCTGCAGAGCAGCGTCCAGGAAAACAGCGCTCTCAAACAGCTGGAGCTCCACAAGCAGCTGGAGCAGAAGTTAGGCGTGGGGTCACCGCGGGCTCCGTCTCTGTCTGCGCTGACCGCCAGCCCTCAGAGGGAAACCTTCTACAGACGACAACTGCTGCACG ACCCAGCACCGTCTCCACCGGTCAGGGACATCGGTTTGTTTAACTGTGGATCTCCTGGTCCTCCCTACTCAGACCTGGATGACAGCCATAGCCCTGCTAATG CAGACTCTCTTGACCCTCACTCGGAACTGGAAGGGGAGGCACCAGATGGGTCGTTTGCAAACCGTAACGGTCGCCACGCCATTGGCCACGTGGATGACTTCAGCGCTTTGCAGCAGCAGGTCCTGGAGGGCCGAAGCCTCGTCCAGCGCATGGAGGCCACCTTGCAGGCCTGCCTCACCCCACCGCTGCTGGAGGGCAAACAGATAGAGGGCAGCGACCTG GCCGTGGACTATGGATGTGTAAAGAGTCTTCTGTCCAACACCAAGACTCTGAGGCAGATCTTGGAGGAGGCCATGTCTCTGCTGAAGATGTTCTGGAGAGCAGCTCTTCCTAACACAGATCCCTCCATCCAAAACCTTAAGAAG gAGCAGTGCCTGCAGGAGGAGATTTTGTCCCTGAAGCTGCGTATATCTGAGCAGGAAGAAGTTCTTAAAGGCACAGTACAAAGACTTAGGAGCACCAGCCGCACCAAGGAGAGCATGGAGCACTTCATAGTCAATCAGT tatcAAGGACTCGCGATGTGCTGAAAAAAGCTAGGACTAATTTAGAG AAGAACGAGCTGAGGCTCTCCTCTCTaagctcctccccctcctctcctcctgctgGTAATTGTCTGACATCTTGTGGTGTGCCACACGG CTGA